ATTGTACTACCCCCCTGAACAATCCTACCGGCACTTAGATTTTTTACGAACGCGCGTAAAATACTCAGCAGATCCACGCCTCTGTGTTCGAAAAATCGGTTATCCTCCGCAGCTACAAAAGCGTAAATCACCACCTTAGGGATCTGGCTGATATGGATAACTTTGCGATTCTCTAAGTAAAACTCATGGATAAGTTCATTGTTATCCGCATATACCCTTGTGGCAACACTGGGACGGTAATCCTTCAATGTAGCCACTGTCGGCAAATCAGAAAAGATCAGGTATATAAACACACCCCCCCCTACAATCACAAGAGAGAGGAGAAATACTGTGATCAGAATGGTTACCACCGTAAAACCCCTGACTTTTCCACTAAATAACCTTTTCACGACTACTTTAATCCTTCGACCGAGTTATCTTTACTCTCTTTTCTTCCTGCTATCTTGGAAAGATAAATGCTCAGCTCATAGAGAATAACAAGGGGCAATGCAAGGAGAATCTGACTGAAGGCATCGGGAGATGGTGTAAGAATTGCGGCCACTATGAAGATTATCAAAATGGCATAGCGTCTCTGACGGGCTAGCATTTTATTATTGACCACACCGACTTTAGTTAGAAAAAAAACAAAAACGGGAAGTTCAAAACAGATTCCAAAGGCAAGGAGCATCTTAAGAGAGAAGGAAATGTACTCTTTGAAAGATATCATCGGTCTAAGAAAATCTGAGGAAAACTCCACAAAGAAAGCAAACGCAGGCGGCAGGGCCAAAAAATAGCAAAACAGTACCCCAGCAACGAAAAGAAGAGTTGACGAAATCACAAAGGGGACAATGTAACGTTTTTCTGATGGGTATAGACCCGGAGAAATGAATCCCCATATCTGATAAAGAGTGTAGGGGCTCGTGAGGAACAGTGAACTGAAAAAGGCTATTTTCAAGTAGATAAAAAAAGCCTCAGGTAGACCAGTGTATATCATATGGCTATTCTTGGGTAATGCATTTGCCAGAGGTTTGGTGATGATCTCAAAGATTCGGTCTTTGAATATGTAACACACCACAAACCCAAAACCTATAGCAATAAGGATCCTTATTAACCTCGTTCTCAGCTCCCTCAAATGATATGTCAGAGGTTGCTTATGTTCCTCCTGTCTTTCACTCATAGGATTTTTATTAGATTAGATACAATGAGATTAAATAGATTTATTATTTCGCTCCTCTCCAGCTTTATCTTCCACATACGGAGTTCCTTCATTGATCGCATCTTTAAGGGATTTTAACTCCTTATCGATACCCTCCCTCCTCACCACCTCGGTAACAGATTCCGTCAATTCCTCCGCTACCCT
The Syntrophales bacterium genome window above contains:
- the tatB gene encoding Sec-independent protein translocase protein TatB yields the protein MFGIGFQELIVIAIVALLVVGPEKLPELARSLGKAIGEFKRVAEELTESVTEVVRREGIDKELKSLKDAINEGTPYVEDKAGEERNNKSI
- the tatC gene encoding twin-arginine translocase subunit TatC, producing the protein MSERQEEHKQPLTYHLRELRTRLIRILIAIGFGFVVCYIFKDRIFEIITKPLANALPKNSHMIYTGLPEAFFIYLKIAFFSSLFLTSPYTLYQIWGFISPGLYPSEKRYIVPFVISSTLLFVAGVLFCYFLALPPAFAFFVEFSSDFLRPMISFKEYISFSLKMLLAFGICFELPVFVFFLTKVGVVNNKMLARQRRYAILIIFIVAAILTPSPDAFSQILLALPLVILYELSIYLSKIAGRKESKDNSVEGLK